Part of the Janibacter alkaliphilus genome is shown below.
GCTACCACTCGAACTGGCTCAACATGATGTATCCGCGGCTCAAGCTTGCACGAAACCTGTTGACCGACGATGGAGTCATCTTCATCTCGATTGACGATAGCGAGTACGACAATCTGAAGAAGTTGCTCAGCGAGGTCTTTGGAGAGTCCAATGTAATAGCGACTCTGATCTGGAAAAATAAGAAGGGTGGCGGAAACGATGCAAAGCATGTTGCTGTTGAACATGAATACGTGTTGATGGTATCGCGGGCATCGTCAAAACTTCCGAAACTGTTCGTGGCTCACTCAGATGAGTATCTGCAGCGCTATAAAGAGAGTGACGAGTTCGGAAGGTACTTTTGGGACACCTTCAAGCGCAAAAGTGGGAAACAGTACTACCCAATTGAGGCGCCTGACGGGACCGTTCTTGAGTTTGACGAGCACGGGAATCGTCTTAGCTGGCTCAGGTCGCAAGATCGGTTCAAGAGTGACCTCGAGTCCGGCGACGCCCGGTTCGTTCAGATTGGTAGTCGTTGGTCAGTTCAGTTCAAACAGAGGGAGCCGGAGGGAAAGAAACCGCGGAGCATACTTGTCGACGAGGGCACCACTAGCACTGGGAGTGCTGAAGTTCTCGACCTCTTTACCAAAAACGTGTTTGATAACCCAAAGCCGCGAACGCTTATTTGTCATTTGGCGAGTATTGTGACGCACGGCGACGACTTGATTCTCGATTTCTTTGCTGGTTCGGGGACCACAGCCCATGCAGTGATGGCGCTTAATGCGCAAGATGGTGGCAGACGACGCCATATCCAGGTGCAGTTGCCGGAGCCGACCCCAGTGGGTTCGGTCGCTCGAGTAGCGGGCTTCCCCACAATCGCCTCGGTAGCACGAACGCGAATCGACCTTGCCGGCGACAGGATCAAGGATGAGTTGAAGGGCGACGTCAACAATCAAGGGGAAACGCTTGACGTCGGATACCGCACCTTTACGCTTGTGGACACGAATTTCTCGAAATGGCGCGCCACCAGCGAGATAGATTCCACGCGTCTTGAGCAGCACCTGCTCGAACTGCGCGAGAGCGCGGACGGCGTAGCGACCCCTGACTCGCTGCTCTACGAGTTGCTGCTGAAGCAGGGCTATTCATTAACAGAGGAGTCGAGGGAGGTGGTCATCGCAGGCCTGACTGTTCATGCGGTTGGTGGCGGCCTGCTGCTCGCGTACCTCGACGAGCACACGAAGCCGTCGCTCGACCAGCTCCGTGCGGTCGTGGATGAGGAGCCTGCGCGGCTCGTGATTCTTGAGGATGCCTTCCACGGCGACGACGAACTGAAGACCAACCTCGCTCAGCTTTGCAAGAGCAAGGGCGTGGAGCTCTGGACTGCCTGATGGAGTTCAAGTTTGACGCAAAGCAGCAGTATCAGCTCGACGCGATCGGGTCGCTGGTACAGCTCTTCGATGGCCAGCCCAAGGACGCGGAAGCGGTCCTGACCACATTGCGTGGCGAGGGGAAGCTGAACGGAGCCCAGGATCAGACCAGCCTCGATCTCGATCTCTCGCAGGAGGTCGGAGCGGTGGGCAACCACCTCGTCCTCGACGAGGCGACCATCTTGCAGAACCTGCAGGCTGTCCAGGACAAGAACGGCTTGGAGGTTCTCGGGACTCTCGCGGGAGATGCCCTCGATTTCGACATTGAGATGGAGACTGGCACCGGCAAGACGTACGTCTACCTGCGGACGATCTTCGAGCTGGCCAAGACGTACAACTTCACCAAGTTCGTGATCCTGGTGCCGAGCGTCGCGATCAAGGAAGGCGTCACCACCAGCATCAAGCTGATGCACCAGCACTTCCGTGACCTGTATCCCGCGCAGCCATTCGATTACTCGGTTTATTCGGGAAAGTTCGCAGATGAGGTTCAAGGTTTCGCGACCAGCACGAACGTTCAGATCATGGTTATGACAATTGACGCGATCCGCGGAAATGCCAATACGCGCATTATCCATCAGGCCCGAAACCAATTGGGAGGATTCCGCGCGATTGACTACCTTAAGGCGACTCGTCCGGTCGTCATCATGGATGAGCCGCAGAACATGGAGTCGCAGCTCTCGCAGTCGTCCATCGGGGAACTTGACCCGCTTGCCACACTGAGGTTCTCGGCCACGCACCGCAAGCAGCGCAACGTCGTCTACCGGCTTGACCCGGTCGATGCCCACGACCACGGTCTCGTCAAGCAGATCGTTGTCGCGGAGGTCGCTCAGCAGGGGTCGGACGCGACCCCGTACATCAAGGTCGTCGAGGTCAAGCGCGACCCGTGGGAGGCCAAGCTCGAGCTGGCCGTTCGCGGCGCCGCCGGCTCCCTGACTCGCCGGGTCGTGAAGGCCAAGCAAGACCAGGAGCTGTCCAACCTCACCAACAATCCCGCCTACGAGGGTTGGTGGATCACCGAGCTGTCGATCGAGCCTCAGTTCGTGGAGCTCAACAAGCACGGCATGCTTCAGCAGGGCGAGGAGATTGGCGGCAACTCTGACTCGATCTACCGCGAGATGATCCGGGAGACGATCAAGGAGCACTTCCGCAAGCAGACGATACTGGCGTCGAAGGGCATCAAGGTGCTCAGCCTGTTCTTCATCGACAAGGTGGAGAACTTCCTCGGTGACGGCTTCAACAACACCGACGCCAACGGCCAGTTCGTGCAGTGGTTCGACGAGCTGTTCCGCGAGGAGCGAGCCAAGTCGCCGCAGTGGCAGGAACTCTTCCCGCAGGATCCCGCCGAGCTTCGACGCGGCTACTTCTCCGTTCTCAAGGCCAAGCGCGGCGGCACCGACACCTTCCAGGACACGTCAGGTAGCACCAAGGCCGACGACGACGCTTACGACCTGATCATGCGCGACAAGGCCCGCCTGCTCGACCAGGCGGAGCCCGTCCGTTTCATCTTCAGCCACTCCGCGCTGCGCGAGGGGTGGGACAACCCCAACGTCTTCCAGATCTGCACCCTGCGCGAGATGGGAGCCGAGGTGGAGCGACGCCAAACCATCGGTCGTGGCCTTCGTCTCCCGGTTGATGAGACAGGGGAGCGGGTGGCGGATCGCAGCATTGCCCAGCTCACCGTGATCGCGAACGAGTCGTACACCGCGTTCGCCAAATCACTCCAGACCGAATACGAGAAGTCCGGTGTAGAGATCGGTCGCGTGCGCCTCCAGGAGTTCTCCAAGATCGCCCTCTACGAAGAGCACATCGAGCCGGACGGACCGGAGTACTTCGGCTACGAGCGCTCCAAGACCCTCTACGAGGCACTGGAGTCCTCGGGGATGATTAAGGATGGCAAGGTCACCGCTGCCTACCAGCCGACCCAGCTCGGGTTCGACCTCAAGCAGTACATCCCTGACTTCTTCTGGCCGTACGAAGACACGATCATCGAGTACATCGGCCGTTCCAGCATCGAGCGGTACGTGAAGCCGCAGTCCAAGCGGAAGGCACGCAAGCTCAACAAGGAGCTCTTCGCGAACCCCGAGTTCGAGGAGTTCTGGCGCGCCATCTCGGCTCGCACGACATACCGGGTTTCGGTCGAGCGTGACCGCCTGATCGAGGCGACCGTTAAGGCGATCAAGGACGCGCCTGCCATCCAGCCGCTCCGCATCCAAGTGACCCGAGCCGGAGTCAAGATCCTTCGCGGCGGCACCAAGGCAACCGAGACCGGTCAGCGATCCGCGTCTCTCCAGGGCGCCTACGACCTGCCGGACATCATCACCGAACTTCAGGAAGCCACTTCGCTTACGCGCAAGACCATCATCGACATCCTCCTGGACAGCGGGCGCCTGCCCGAGTTCATCGGGAACCCCAACGACTTCATCCAGACGGTCAAGGGTCGCCTACAGGGCGTGCTCGCCGAGATCGTCACTGAGGGCGTCCAGTACGAGAAGATCGGCGGCTACGTCTACGAGCTCCGCGAGCTGCAGAAGGACGGTCAAGAGGAGAAGGACCGCTTCCTCGACCAGATGTACAAGCTGCAGAACCCGGAGAAGTCCGACTTCGACTACGTCGTCTACGACTCCGAGCCGGAGCGCCAGTTTGCCGAGCTGCTCGACGGGCGCAGCGACATCAAGCTCTTCATGAAGCTCCCGGGCAAGTTCAAGATCGACACTCCCGTCGGCCCGTACAACCCGGACTGGGCGATCATCAAGCACGAGGACGGCGCCGACCGGATCTACATGATCCGCGAGACCAAGAGCACCGACGACGAGGTCAAGCGCCGGCCGACCGAGAACGCCAAGATCAAGGCGGCGACGAAGCACTTCGCTGCGATCGGCGTCGGCGACTACGCGGTCGCCACACCCGCCAACTGGAGGGTGTGAGCGCTCGGTCATGGCAGATGACGTCGACAACCTGGCGGGCCGTGATGGCGATGGTTCTCAGCCAGTCGATGCGCGGGCCATGCTCGCTGAGTGGGCCAACGAACAGGACGACTGGGTCCGAGAAGCTGCGGCGCAGGTGTTGTCGTCGAACCGAGAGCTGTCGGACGCGCAACAGGACCAGATCGTCGAACGGTTCCTCATTGAGAAGGGGTTCGAGGAGAGGTCCGAAGGACTTCAGGCCTCGCCGAAGTTGGCGAGGGTGCAGCAGTCCCGGCTCTTGAGCCGCTTTGCCTTGCTGATCGTCAGCAGCAAGGGGTTGGGGTGGTGCCGGACCTGCCCGCCCGGCGTGATCTGGCGCCAGCTCTGCTGGTTGCCAGCAAGCGTGCCGTGCCACCCCTGTGCTCAACGACGAAGAAGCCTCGCTTGGTGAGCAGAAGGACGTCGACCTCCGCGGCGCGGCCGTCGAGGTCGAGGAAGGTGAGGTCGACCCAGGCGCGGGTAGTCCGTCCTCGGGCCGCGGCTCGCAGAAGGCGTCGAGGGCTGCCTGCTCCGCCGGTGACGCCGGCTCACCCATGACGATCCAGTTCGGAGAACCTGACTTCATCAGTGGGCGGTTCCTCTGTTGGTCACGGGCCGGCGCCAACCCTATCCCGGCATCAGGTCCTCATCCGTGAGGTCGTTGCTAGCCATGCGGCCTAGCTTTCGTCCTCCTCGGAGTCGATCTCGTCCTCGAGGTCTTCGACGGCCACGATGACATCGGGAGCCGCGGGCGGAACGTGCCAACGCTCAAGGGCGAACTCGACGAGCTTCTTCTGGCGCTGGCTGATGGTGCTTGGGGTCCAGTCCGCAAACACCGCCACCTCTCGCTCCTGAGCCAGAGGCGCCCTGGCGTAGCAAGGAGATTGTGTCTCGGTTGGACTACCGCGCTTGGCCGCGAATGCCTTGCGTCCGTACGACGAGTTGTCGTACGTAAGGACAAGGTTGCCCAGCGAATGACGGAGCGCTGCGTGCTCCTCCTCGGTGAACTGCCTCCAGTCGCTGCTCTCCCAGTCCGGATGCTGTGGGAGGATGTGCTCGGTCGTCTTGGCCTCGTTGCCTTTCCCGGTGAAGGTTTCGAACGCCGGCACGGCGCTCCTGCCCTTCGTCAGCTTGAGCTCGTACTCGTACAGGAAGTACTTGTGCCCGGCCCGGGGGTACCACCTCTCCTCCACCGCAAGTCCCGCACGTACCTGATCGTCGTTGGCGTATGTCCTTGTCAACGCAGCGACCTGATTGAGAATCTCGGTCGGCGTCGATACGCCAGTCCAGAGATTGAAGGCCATGCGGTGCAACTGGGTACGCCCGGCGTCGGCCCTCCGCTGAGCGATGATAAAAACCCGTGCGGCGTAAGCCTCGCATGCCCGGACCAGGTTCTCCAGGAACTCCCCGTCGTGAGGTCGCGCCATCAGTGCAGCGACGATGAGTGGCCTGAAGTTGGCGGGGTACCCGGCGCGCCGGAAGGCCGCGAGGGCATTTGAAACCTCCGAAGAGTGACTTGTCAGGTCCGGCAGCGTCGGATGAGCGTCCTGGATCTCGCCCAGGTAGCCAGCCGCAAGACCCAAGGTCTTGACGTACTTCTCAACCCCTTCGGCCAGTTCGTCGTGGAGTTCTGCCATCGCGACAGATGTGGCGTCGACCGAGTTGGCTAGCCGCGCGGAAGACGGGACGAACTTCGAGCGCGAGAAGAGGGTCTTGACAGAGCTCGACCCGTGCCAGCTCCGGGAGTCCGGGTTCTGCGTGATCAACCAGTGGATACGCGCAAGGTCGTCCCCAGCAATCCGCGAGCCGGACAAGTTCGAGAATACGCGGCCCCATGTCGTGTTGATGAGGCTTGCCAACGCTTCCTGTCGTCCGTCCTTGACGTGTCGGATCAGGAAAAGAAGGTAGTTCTTGATCTTCTCCAGCTCGCTCAACGGACGTCCACGTGCGTTCAGCGTCTCGAAGATCACTCCGATCTCGCTGCTTGAGGCGACCTCGTACACAAGGAATCGAAGTCCGCTGCGTACGCGCCCCAAGAGGTCCTCTAGCCTCGCCAGGTTGGGCTGACCGTCCCCGTCCAGCAGCTCGTCGAGGCGGGCGTCGAAGAACTGCGCAGCATGGAGAAGGCGATACTCCGCGTCTGTGTACTCCCCGGTGCTGATCTTGTCGTCCATCAGGATCTGACTGGCCCAGAGGTCGTTCAGTCCAGACCCAAGCGATAGCCGTGGCCGGGACTGCTTGCGGACTTTGAGAAGTCCGAATGTGTGGCGCAGATCGGCCGCCTTGTCTACAGCGTCCTCATCCAGATCGCTCAGCATCTCGAACCGTCGCCGTATCCGATCGAGCAGGATGAAGCACGTCGTGAGGCGCTGTTGCCCGTCGACGACGTCGAAGGGTTCCAGGAGCTCACCCCGCGAGGTCGTTGAGGCGTCTTCGGGCCGACGCATCAGGACGAGGGTTCCTGCGTAGTGATGCTGAGCAGGGCCCATGAGATCCAGGTCCTCCCAGAGCTCCGCGAGCTGCTGCCCCTCCCAGGCGTATGGACGCTGGTAGTCGGGGATGAAGAAGAGCTTGCCCGCTAGGACCTTGTTCAGACTCTGCTCGTTCTGATTGCTCACAGCTCCCACACCTGGTCGGGGTCGTCCAGAGCGGCTCGCACTTGACTTAGATCCCCGATGTCGGCCAGGGGAGAGGTCTTCGCGACGTTGACGATTCCGAGGACCACGTGGCTCAGCGCCTCGTTGTCTCCCGCCTCGAGTGCGGCATCCATGCGCGAGAAGAGCTCTTGATAGACCTCCCCCCGCTCCGCGAACACCTGGTTGAAGTACTCCCGAAGGACCGTCTCGCCAGCTCGAATGCGCTCGATCTCGGTCGCGCGGTAGACCTCGAGCCGCGCTCTCTTGCCCCTCTCTACCTCGTGGATGGCGATGCACTCACGGGTGGCGCTCACCACCTCTTGCAAGGCATTCCATCCCTGGAATGCCGAGACCGCCTCGCCCGCCTTCTTGGCCTTGGTGATAACCCTGCCGGTGTGGACCTTGTTCTCCGTCACTCGCTCTCCTCAGTCATGTGCCGGTATTTCATGACGAGGTCGGCCGTATGGTCGTCGACCTCCCCGTCTGCGTTCACGACGGGGGCCGCCGCCACCTCACGAACCGACATGGCGAGAGCCATCGCCTTCTGAAACCGAGACGCGTGCGTCACGGGGTCGAAGGGTTCCGACTCGAGGACGTCAAGAGCCTCAACGCCTCGCTTTGTCAACGTCTGCAGGACACTCCCCAGTTCCTTCAAACGGCCGTTCGTGGCCTCTAGCAATGTCTCCACGCGATCGAGCTCAGCCACGGCGACAGCCAACTTCGTCTCGATCTCGGTGGCCTGAGTGAGGGCTTTCGTTCCTTGGCTCTTGACCACGAGCCCGCCAACGAGCAGGGCAGGTCCGATCGTGACGAAGTTCAATGCGGTTGTACCTAGCGCGATGCCACCGCCGCCTTGGGCCAACGCGCCCCCACCGAGATAGGCCAGCGTGGCGCTCTGTGCAGCCGCCCCGCTAAGCCCGGAGATCGCGGCCCCGGTGCTGGCAGTGCCAAATGCTCCCGCAGCAGCGGCAACGCCCGCAGCCGTCCCTGAACCGGCTACCGCGCTCCCGATTGCCCCTCGGATCCAAGAGGCAGTGTCAGCGTCCAGTCGTGTGAGGCCAGGGATCCGCTGTTGCTGGACGTCGACACCGTCGACGAGAAGTCGCTCACTCTCTCGCACCTGTCGCTCGTGCTCCCTCAAGAAGTCGGCCATCCGGACCACCACGGCGATGAGCGACTCCTCCTGCTGTGCGCCATACCGCAGGATCTTCTCGT
Proteins encoded:
- a CDS encoding GmrSD restriction endonuclease domain-containing protein, with product MSNQNEQSLNKVLAGKLFFIPDYQRPYAWEGQQLAELWEDLDLMGPAQHHYAGTLVLMRRPEDASTTSRGELLEPFDVVDGQQRLTTCFILLDRIRRRFEMLSDLDEDAVDKAADLRHTFGLLKVRKQSRPRLSLGSGLNDLWASQILMDDKISTGEYTDAEYRLLHAAQFFDARLDELLDGDGQPNLARLEDLLGRVRSGLRFLVYEVASSSEIGVIFETLNARGRPLSELEKIKNYLLFLIRHVKDGRQEALASLINTTWGRVFSNLSGSRIAGDDLARIHWLITQNPDSRSWHGSSSVKTLFSRSKFVPSSARLANSVDATSVAMAELHDELAEGVEKYVKTLGLAAGYLGEIQDAHPTLPDLTSHSSEVSNALAAFRRAGYPANFRPLIVAALMARPHDGEFLENLVRACEAYAARVFIIAQRRADAGRTQLHRMAFNLWTGVSTPTEILNQVAALTRTYANDDQVRAGLAVEERWYPRAGHKYFLYEYELKLTKGRSAVPAFETFTGKGNEAKTTEHILPQHPDWESSDWRQFTEEEHAALRHSLGNLVLTYDNSSYGRKAFAAKRGSPTETQSPCYARAPLAQEREVAVFADWTPSTISQRQKKLVEFALERWHVPPAAPDVIVAVEDLEDEIDSEEDES
- a CDS encoding DEAD/DEAH box helicase family protein; amino-acid sequence: MEFKFDAKQQYQLDAIGSLVQLFDGQPKDAEAVLTTLRGEGKLNGAQDQTSLDLDLSQEVGAVGNHLVLDEATILQNLQAVQDKNGLEVLGTLAGDALDFDIEMETGTGKTYVYLRTIFELAKTYNFTKFVILVPSVAIKEGVTTSIKLMHQHFRDLYPAQPFDYSVYSGKFADEVQGFATSTNVQIMVMTIDAIRGNANTRIIHQARNQLGGFRAIDYLKATRPVVIMDEPQNMESQLSQSSIGELDPLATLRFSATHRKQRNVVYRLDPVDAHDHGLVKQIVVAEVAQQGSDATPYIKVVEVKRDPWEAKLELAVRGAAGSLTRRVVKAKQDQELSNLTNNPAYEGWWITELSIEPQFVELNKHGMLQQGEEIGGNSDSIYREMIRETIKEHFRKQTILASKGIKVLSLFFIDKVENFLGDGFNNTDANGQFVQWFDELFREERAKSPQWQELFPQDPAELRRGYFSVLKAKRGGTDTFQDTSGSTKADDDAYDLIMRDKARLLDQAEPVRFIFSHSALREGWDNPNVFQICTLREMGAEVERRQTIGRGLRLPVDETGERVADRSIAQLTVIANESYTAFAKSLQTEYEKSGVEIGRVRLQEFSKIALYEEHIEPDGPEYFGYERSKTLYEALESSGMIKDGKVTAAYQPTQLGFDLKQYIPDFFWPYEDTIIEYIGRSSIERYVKPQSKRKARKLNKELFANPEFEEFWRAISARTTYRVSVERDRLIEATVKAIKDAPAIQPLRIQVTRAGVKILRGGTKATETGQRSASLQGAYDLPDIITELQEATSLTRKTIIDILLDSGRLPEFIGNPNDFIQTVKGRLQGVLAEIVTEGVQYEKIGGYVYELRELQKDGQEEKDRFLDQMYKLQNPEKSDFDYVVYDSEPERQFAELLDGRSDIKLFMKLPGKFKIDTPVGPYNPDWAIIKHEDGADRIYMIRETKSTDDEVKRRPTENAKIKAATKHFAAIGVGDYAVATPANWRV
- a CDS encoding site-specific DNA-methyltransferase; this encodes MNDEIHEIPSTTPHLRTELARQLQELVPEAITDGKVDVTKLTELLADDVADSSERFGLFWPGKKRALRAAQEPTTATLRPMKDQSKDWDTTKNVFIEGDNLEVLKILQKHYHGKIKMIYIDPPYNTGKDFVYPDNYKEGLETYLEWTKQVNEEGKKVSTNNESEGRYHSNWLNMMYPRLKLARNLLTDDGVIFISIDDSEYDNLKKLLSEVFGESNVIATLIWKNKKGGGNDAKHVAVEHEYVLMVSRASSKLPKLFVAHSDEYLQRYKESDEFGRYFWDTFKRKSGKQYYPIEAPDGTVLEFDEHGNRLSWLRSQDRFKSDLESGDARFVQIGSRWSVQFKQREPEGKKPRSILVDEGTTSTGSAEVLDLFTKNVFDNPKPRTLICHLASIVTHGDDLILDFFAGSGTTAHAVMALNAQDGGRRRHIQVQLPEPTPVGSVARVAGFPTIASVARTRIDLAGDRIKDELKGDVNNQGETLDVGYRTFTLVDTNFSKWRATSEIDSTRLEQHLLELRESADGVATPDSLLYELLLKQGYSLTEESREVVIAGLTVHAVGGGLLLAYLDEHTKPSLDQLRAVVDEEPARLVILEDAFHGDDELKTNLAQLCKSKGVELWTA